The Allocoprobacillus halotolerans nucleotide sequence TAAAATATTTGTATTTCAAGCAAAATGTAGTAATTTTAAAGAATTATTGAATGAAGCTTCAAAGTTTATTGGAGCAAGGTTATTAACGATGATTATAGAAGTTGGAGGAGTTTTTTTACTTGTCAATATTATAGGACAAGATGAACTTCTAGGAAAATTAGAAACACAAATTATTGTACTTATTTCAAATTATCTCATAAGCAAATATTTAGTCTTTAAATAGCGAGGAGGATGTACATGAAATTATCAGTTATAGTACCATGTTATAATGAAGAAAATAATGTAGTACCATTTTATAATGCTGTAATGAAAGAACTAAAAAACATTGATTTAGAAATTTTATTTATTAACGATGGAAGTAGAGATCAAACCTTTAATAAGCTTAAAAGTTTATTTTTGAAAGATAATGAACATGTGAGAATTGTTGATTTTTCTCGTAATTTTGGTAAAGAAGCAGCATTGTTAGCAGGACTTAAAGAATCTAAAGGAGATTTTGTTAGTATCATAGATGCTGATTTACAACAAAATCCAAAATATATTATTGACATGCTAAAAATTTTAGAAAATAATCCCGATTATGATTGTGTGGCCGCATATCAAAATGTGCGTAAAGAAGGAAAAATATTAACTTTTTTTAAAGATTGTTTTTACAAACTTATTAATCGTATGACAGAAATTGAAATTGTTAGATCTGCGAGTGATTTTAGAACCTT carries:
- a CDS encoding GtrA family protein, with amino-acid sequence MSKKTEIIRYVIVGGCTTLVNVMMFAFMCKVLYIDVTISNFISVMIAILFAYITNKIFVFQAKCSNFKELLNEASKFIGARLLTMIIEVGGVFLLVNIIGQDELLGKLETQIIVLISNYLISKYLVFK
- a CDS encoding glycosyltransferase family 2 protein, which translates into the protein MKLSVIVPCYNEENNVVPFYNAVMKELKNIDLEILFINDGSRDQTFNKLKSLFLKDNEHVRIVDFSRNFGKEAALLAGLKESKGDFVSIIDADLQQNPKYIIDMLKILENNPDYDCVAAYQNVRKEGKILTFFKDCFYKLINRMTEIEIVRSASDFRTLKRCMVDAILSLPEQCRFSKGIFSWVGFNTYYMPYTVEERASGESKWSFWKLFRYAIDGIVAFSTTPLVISSIIGIILCFVSFIFIAIIVIKTLCFGDPVAGFPTLATIILLFSGLQLFFIGVLGQYLAKTYTESKHRPVYIVKNILEKESFKDE